Proteins encoded in a region of the Sparus aurata chromosome 6, fSpaAur1.1, whole genome shotgun sequence genome:
- the srsf3b gene encoding serine/arginine-rich splicing factor 3b isoform X1, whose amino-acid sequence MSNDSAMHRDCPLDCKVYVGNLGNNGNKTELERSFGYYGPLRSVWVARNPPGFAFVEFEDPRDATDAVRELDGRTLCGCRVRVELSNGEKRSRTRGAPPSWGRRPRDRDDYRRRSPPARRRSPRRRSFSRSRSRSFSRDRRRERSLSRDRNHKPSRSFSRSRSRSRSTDRK is encoded by the exons ATGTCGAACg aTTCAGCCATGCATCGTGACTGTCCTCTGGACTGCAAAGTCTATGTCGGTAATCTTGGCAACAATGGAAACAAGACAGAGTTGGAGAGGTCTTTTGGTTACTATGGTCCTCTCCGCAGTGTCTGGGTTGCCAGGAACCCTCCAGGTTTTGCCTTTGTAGAATTCGAAGATCCCAGAGATGCAACTGATGCAGTGCGTGAGCTTGATGGAAG GACGTTGTGTGGCTGCCGGGTGCGAGTGGAGCTGTCCAATGGTGAGAAACGCAGTCGAACTCGTGGCGCTCCCCCCTCATGGGGCAGGCGCCCCAGAGACCGTGATGACTACAGGCGTCGTAGCCCACCAGCCAGGCGAAG ATCCCCACGCAGGAGGAGCTTCAGTCGCAGCCGAAGCAG GTCTTTCtccagagacaggaggagggagaggtcCCTCTCCAGGGACAGGAACCATAAACCTTCGAGGTCCTTCTCACGATCAAGGAG CCGCTCCCGTTCCACTGACAGAAAGTAG
- the srsf3b gene encoding serine/arginine-rich splicing factor 3b isoform X2 — protein MHRDCPLDCKVYVGNLGNNGNKTELERSFGYYGPLRSVWVARNPPGFAFVEFEDPRDATDAVRELDGRTLCGCRVRVELSNGEKRSRTRGAPPSWGRRPRDRDDYRRRSPPARRRSPRRRSFSRSRSRSFSRDRRRERSLSRDRNHKPSRSFSRSRSRSRSTDRK, from the exons ATGCATCGTGACTGTCCTCTGGACTGCAAAGTCTATGTCGGTAATCTTGGCAACAATGGAAACAAGACAGAGTTGGAGAGGTCTTTTGGTTACTATGGTCCTCTCCGCAGTGTCTGGGTTGCCAGGAACCCTCCAGGTTTTGCCTTTGTAGAATTCGAAGATCCCAGAGATGCAACTGATGCAGTGCGTGAGCTTGATGGAAG GACGTTGTGTGGCTGCCGGGTGCGAGTGGAGCTGTCCAATGGTGAGAAACGCAGTCGAACTCGTGGCGCTCCCCCCTCATGGGGCAGGCGCCCCAGAGACCGTGATGACTACAGGCGTCGTAGCCCACCAGCCAGGCGAAG ATCCCCACGCAGGAGGAGCTTCAGTCGCAGCCGAAGCAG GTCTTTCtccagagacaggaggagggagaggtcCCTCTCCAGGGACAGGAACCATAAACCTTCGAGGTCCTTCTCACGATCAAGGAG CCGCTCCCGTTCCACTGACAGAAAGTAG
- the LOC115583708 gene encoding S-adenosylhomocysteine hydrolase-like protein 1 isoform X1, translating into MSEPSGEAKLEVKQASKEVKESENVAEKYSAMTVSKNSEMNMGELSSAFSAVPTHKPVKKQIQFVEDKQEFSRFPTKAGRRSLSRSISQSSTDSYSSAASYTDSSDDETSPRDKTQVNTKGSSDFCVKNIKQAEFGRREIEIAEQDMSALISLRKRAQSEKPLAGAKIVGCTHITAQTAVLIETLVALGAQCRWTACNIYSTQNEVAAALSENGVSVFAWKGESEDDFWWCIDHCINTEGWQPNMILDDGGDLTHWMYKKYPNVFKKIRGIVEESVTGVHRLYQLSKAGKLCVPAMNVNDSVTKQKFDNLYCCRESILDGLKRTTDVMFGGKQVVVCGYGEVGKGCCAALKALGAIVYVTEIDPICGLQACMDGFRVVKLNEVIRQVDVIITCTGNKNVVTRDQLDRMKNGSIVCNMGHSNTEIDVASLRTPELTWERVRSQVDHVIWPDGKRVILLAEGRLLNLSCSTVPTFVLSITATTQALALIELYNAPEGRYKQDVYLLPKKMDEYVASLHLATFEAHLTELTDEQAKYLGLNKNGPFKPNYYRY; encoded by the exons ATGTCAGAGCCGTCCGGAGAGGCGAAGCTGGAGGTGAAGCAGGCGAGCAAAGAGGTGAAAGAGAGCGAGAACGTAGCGGAAAAATACTCAGCCATGACCGTGAGCAAGAACAGCGAAATGAACATGGGAGAGCTGTCGTCCGCCTTCAGCGCTGTGCCCACTCACAAACCAGTGAAGAAG CAAATCCAGTTCGTGGAGGACAAGCAGGAGTTCAGCAGGTTTCCCACGAAGGCAGGCCGTCGCTCCCTGTCCCGTTCCATCTCTCAGTCATCCACAGACAGCTACAGCTCCG CTGCCTCCTACACAGATAGCTCTGACGATGAGACCTCACCACGGGACAAAACTCAGGTCAACACCAAAGGCAGCAGCGACTTCTGTGTCAAGAACATCAAACAGGCTGAATTTGGCAGACGTGAGATTGAGATCGCAGAACAAG ACATGTCAGCACTCATCTCACTCAGGAAGAGGGCGCAGAGTGAGAAACCATTGGCAGGTGCCAAAATTGTGGGCTGCACTCACATCACTGCCCAGACTGCA GTGCTGATCGAGACTCTGGTGGCTCTTGGGGCTCAGTGCCGCTGGACTGCATGTAACATATACTCGACACAGAATGAAGTCGCTGCAGCTCTGTCAGAGAATG gtgtgtctgtgtttgcctgGAAAGGGGAGTCTGAGGATGATTTCTGGTGGTGTATTGACCACTGTATCAACACTGAGGGTTGGCAGCCTAACATG ATCCTTGATGATGGAGGAGACTTGACACACTGGATGTACAAGAAATACCCCAATGTATTCAAGAAGATCAGGGGCATTGTAGAGGAGAGTGTCACTGGGGTACACAG GTTGTATCAGCTGTCTAAAGCTGGAAAGCTGTGTGTGCCTGCTATGAATGTGAATGACTCTGTGACAAAGCAGAAGTTTGACAACCTGTACTGCTGCAGAGAGTCAATCCTGGACGG CTTGAAGAGAACCACAGATGTCATGTTTGGAGGCAAACAGGTGGTCGTATGTGGGTACGGTGAG GTTGGTAAAGGATGTTGTGCTGCTCTGAAAGCTCTGGGAGCCATCGTCTATGTTACAGAGATTGATCCCATTTGTGGCCTGCAGGCCTG CATGGACGGATTCAGGGTGGTTAAGTTGAATGAGGTCATTCGCCAGgttgatgtcatcatcacatgCACTG GCAACAAGAATGTGGTGACCAGAGACCAGCTGGACCGGATGAAAAACGGCTCTATTGTCTGTAACATGGGCCACTCCAACACTGAGATTGATGTG GCAAGTCTTCGGACCCCCGAGCTGACCTGGGAGAGAGTGCGCTCTCAGGTGGATCACGTCATTTGGCCTGATGGCAAGAGGGTCATCCTTCTGGCTGAG GGACGTCTCCTTAACCTCAGCTGCTCCACCGTCCCTACTTTCGTCTTGTCCATCACAGCCACCACTCAG gcCCTGGCCCTTATAGAGTTGTACAACGCTCCCGAGGGACGATACAAGCAGGATGTTTACTTGCTTCCCAAGAAGATGG ATGAATATGTTGCCAGTCTGCATCTGGCCACTTTTGAGGCCCACCTGACAGAGCTGACTGACGAGCAGGCAAAATATCTGGGCCTGAATAAGAACGGTCCCTTTAAACCCAACTACTACAG
- the LOC115583708 gene encoding S-adenosylhomocysteine hydrolase-like protein 1 isoform X2, with protein sequence MSEPSGEAKLEVKQASKEVKESENVAEKYSAMTVSKNSEMNMGELSSAFSAVPTHKPVKKQIQFVEDKQEFSRFPTKAGRRSLSRSISQSSTDSYSSDSSDDETSPRDKTQVNTKGSSDFCVKNIKQAEFGRREIEIAEQDMSALISLRKRAQSEKPLAGAKIVGCTHITAQTAVLIETLVALGAQCRWTACNIYSTQNEVAAALSENGVSVFAWKGESEDDFWWCIDHCINTEGWQPNMILDDGGDLTHWMYKKYPNVFKKIRGIVEESVTGVHRLYQLSKAGKLCVPAMNVNDSVTKQKFDNLYCCRESILDGLKRTTDVMFGGKQVVVCGYGEVGKGCCAALKALGAIVYVTEIDPICGLQACMDGFRVVKLNEVIRQVDVIITCTGNKNVVTRDQLDRMKNGSIVCNMGHSNTEIDVASLRTPELTWERVRSQVDHVIWPDGKRVILLAEGRLLNLSCSTVPTFVLSITATTQALALIELYNAPEGRYKQDVYLLPKKMDEYVASLHLATFEAHLTELTDEQAKYLGLNKNGPFKPNYYRY encoded by the exons ATGTCAGAGCCGTCCGGAGAGGCGAAGCTGGAGGTGAAGCAGGCGAGCAAAGAGGTGAAAGAGAGCGAGAACGTAGCGGAAAAATACTCAGCCATGACCGTGAGCAAGAACAGCGAAATGAACATGGGAGAGCTGTCGTCCGCCTTCAGCGCTGTGCCCACTCACAAACCAGTGAAGAAG CAAATCCAGTTCGTGGAGGACAAGCAGGAGTTCAGCAGGTTTCCCACGAAGGCAGGCCGTCGCTCCCTGTCCCGTTCCATCTCTCAGTCATCCACAGACAGCTACAGCTCCG ATAGCTCTGACGATGAGACCTCACCACGGGACAAAACTCAGGTCAACACCAAAGGCAGCAGCGACTTCTGTGTCAAGAACATCAAACAGGCTGAATTTGGCAGACGTGAGATTGAGATCGCAGAACAAG ACATGTCAGCACTCATCTCACTCAGGAAGAGGGCGCAGAGTGAGAAACCATTGGCAGGTGCCAAAATTGTGGGCTGCACTCACATCACTGCCCAGACTGCA GTGCTGATCGAGACTCTGGTGGCTCTTGGGGCTCAGTGCCGCTGGACTGCATGTAACATATACTCGACACAGAATGAAGTCGCTGCAGCTCTGTCAGAGAATG gtgtgtctgtgtttgcctgGAAAGGGGAGTCTGAGGATGATTTCTGGTGGTGTATTGACCACTGTATCAACACTGAGGGTTGGCAGCCTAACATG ATCCTTGATGATGGAGGAGACTTGACACACTGGATGTACAAGAAATACCCCAATGTATTCAAGAAGATCAGGGGCATTGTAGAGGAGAGTGTCACTGGGGTACACAG GTTGTATCAGCTGTCTAAAGCTGGAAAGCTGTGTGTGCCTGCTATGAATGTGAATGACTCTGTGACAAAGCAGAAGTTTGACAACCTGTACTGCTGCAGAGAGTCAATCCTGGACGG CTTGAAGAGAACCACAGATGTCATGTTTGGAGGCAAACAGGTGGTCGTATGTGGGTACGGTGAG GTTGGTAAAGGATGTTGTGCTGCTCTGAAAGCTCTGGGAGCCATCGTCTATGTTACAGAGATTGATCCCATTTGTGGCCTGCAGGCCTG CATGGACGGATTCAGGGTGGTTAAGTTGAATGAGGTCATTCGCCAGgttgatgtcatcatcacatgCACTG GCAACAAGAATGTGGTGACCAGAGACCAGCTGGACCGGATGAAAAACGGCTCTATTGTCTGTAACATGGGCCACTCCAACACTGAGATTGATGTG GCAAGTCTTCGGACCCCCGAGCTGACCTGGGAGAGAGTGCGCTCTCAGGTGGATCACGTCATTTGGCCTGATGGCAAGAGGGTCATCCTTCTGGCTGAG GGACGTCTCCTTAACCTCAGCTGCTCCACCGTCCCTACTTTCGTCTTGTCCATCACAGCCACCACTCAG gcCCTGGCCCTTATAGAGTTGTACAACGCTCCCGAGGGACGATACAAGCAGGATGTTTACTTGCTTCCCAAGAAGATGG ATGAATATGTTGCCAGTCTGCATCTGGCCACTTTTGAGGCCCACCTGACAGAGCTGACTGACGAGCAGGCAAAATATCTGGGCCTGAATAAGAACGGTCCCTTTAAACCCAACTACTACAG